DNA sequence from the Synechococcus sp. MU1617 genome:
CCACACCGGGAATTTAGGTGTTCTGAACCTTCAGCCTTTCTATCCAATGCTCTTGGGTGGGCTCACCGTCGTCGTGACAGTGTCGGGTGCAGCGATGCTTTTTAAACCATCTCGATGACAGATCATTCCCTGTAGCGGTCTTTCTGAAACCGCTCAGTAGCGCGCAAAGACGGAGGTTGTTCCGTCATGGGCAATGGCGAGCACCTCGAAACGTTTAGCCTCGACGCCAGCCACCTCCATCCCGGGAGAACCCACTGGCATCCCTGGAACAGTCAAGCCTCGGATATTGGGCCGTTCGATCAAAAGACGCTTGATCGAAGAAGCAGGCACATGCCCTTCAATGACATAACCCTCCACCACCGCGGTATGGCAAGAAGCCTGTTGAGGGCTTACACCACGCGCCTTCTTCACGGCATCCATGTCCTCGGTGACATGGTCCTCAATGCGGTATCCCGCTGAAGCGATGTGGGATCCCCATGACGTACAGCAACCGCAACTCGCCGATCGATACACCGTTATCTGTGGCCCGGTCGCACCACTAGTGACGGGCATCTCACCATCCCCTTTCGCATCACCATGCGCCTCAACCGGTTGACTCGCTGAAAGCAGAGAGACGACCACGAAGGCTCCGACCAAGCTCTGTCGCAAGGCAGTTGAACACAGGTGCGCAAAACGCGAAGCCTTCATGGATTCCTTTAGGAGACAAATGAGATCAAGCTCCGCATTATCGCGAGTTGAGCTTTGTCCAGACCAGTTCCAGGCTCTTGCTGGCATCGATGCGCAGACAGCACGAATCGTGCTGGAGAACTCGGTAGCTCTGAAGGTGGATAACTCGGGGCTTTATTGAGTTCAGCGTCGGCCTTCATGGCATGCGCTGACTACCCATCAATAAAGTTCGCTGTTACAGGTTCAACCGACGTAGACTTGTGGAACAACCGACTGGATTCCCGTTGTCTTTGCCTGATCGTCCTCTGAGTCCGAGTCGTTGGCTGGCCTACTACCGGGTCAGTACAGATCGCCAGGGAAACTCCGGCCTGGGCCTCGAAGCGCAGCGGGCCAAGGTTGAAGTAATGGCTTCCGAGCGGGGGGCTGTGATTGCGGCTGAATTCGTGGAGGTTGAGAGCGGTCGGAAGAACGATCGTCCTCAGTTGGCCGCGGCTCTGGCTCAGGCTCGCGCGGAGAAGGCTGTCATTGCTGTTGCCAAGATCGATCGTCTGGCTCGTGATGCTGGCTTCGTCTTGAAGCTCGCCAACGAGGCAGAAAAGAACGGGATGGGTGGCTTCATCTTCTGCGACTTGCCAGACATTGATGCCACCACCAGTGCTGGTCGGATGGTTCTCACGATGATGGCCAGCGTTGCTGAGTTCGAGGCACGTCGGATCAGCGAGCGAACTAAAGAAGCGTTGGCCGCGGCCAAGGCCCGAGGCGTGTGTCTTGGGGGGTACCGGGAAGGTGCTGCTCAGAAGGCGTCGGAGCGCAAGCAGAAGGCCATTGCTGAGGCGGAGGGACTGCGCGGGGTTCTTGAGCCAATGGTTCGTGCAGGCTTGAGCTACAGGGCCATGGCTGATGCGCTTGCAGGGGTTGGCAAGCTCAGCAGCACGGGAAAGCCACTGGCTCCGGCGCAGATCGGTCGGATCCTGCAGCGCTTGGGTTTGTCGGGAAAGCTGCTGGGCAGTGACCAGGCTTGGGTCGCTGCCTGATGGGTCAACGACGCAGCGCTGAGCATCGCGACTTCAGTCCTCTAGCGGCTGAGCTCAGTCACTCCCTGCTGGCCTGGTGGGAAGTCCACGGCCGGAAGGATCCTGCGCTGAAGCCGTGGATGTTCACCAAGGACGGAAGGTGGCCCGAGCCCCATGAACATCTCAATGTCCTGGAGTGCTGGATTGCCGAGGTGATGCTGCAGCAGACCCAGTTGGCCGTGGCGCTCCCCTACTGGAGGCGCTGGATGGCGGTGTTTCCCACTGTGGAGGCCGTGGCCGCGGCGTCTCTGGATGAGGTGCGGTTGCAGTGGCAGGGCCTGGGGTATTACTCGCGGGCGCGTCGGCTGCATGAGGCAGCGCAACTGCTGGTGGGCCACCCGTGGCCGCACAGCTTGGAGGTTTGGATGGCCTTGCCGGGCATCGGCCGCACCACCGCCGGCAGCATCCTCTCCAGTGCCTTCAATGCACCGTTGCCGATCTTGGATGGCAACGTCAAACGGGTGCTGGCGCGATTGACGGCCCATCCGCGTCCTCCGGCCCGCGACGACGCCCTGTTCTGGCGCTGGAGCGAGGCCTTGCTCGATCCGCTGCGGCCGCGGGATACCAACCAGGCGCTGATGGATCTGGGGGCCACGCTTTGCACCCCCCGCCAGCCGGACTGCCACCGCTGCCCCTGGCAATCCCACTGCGCTGCTTACGCTGCCGGCGATCCCCGCCGTTGGCCCGTGACCGATGCCCCCAAGCCCCTGCCTTTCCAGGTGATCGGCGTGGGTGTCGTGCTCAACGCGCAGGGTGAGGTGTTGATCGACCAGCGCTTGGAGGAAGGCCTGCTGGGGGGGATGTGGGAGTTCCCAGGTGGCAAACAGGAGCAGGGCGAAACGATCGAAACCTGCATTGCCCGTGAGCTCACGGAAGAGCTCGGCATTGCGGTGACGGTGGGCGCTGAACTAATCACTGTTGATCACGCCTACAGCCACAAGAAGCTGCGCTTTGTGGTGCATCTCTGCGACTGGGTGTCGGGGGAGCCGCAGCCCCTCGCGAGTCAGCAGGTGCGTTGGGTGCGGCCAGATGACCTGGGGAATTACGCCTTTCCAGCCGCCAATGCTCGGATCATTGAGGCGCTGCTTGGCAGGTTGGGCGGCTCTGCCCACCCTTAGGGAAGGTCCTGATGCGGTCGGATGGCGCTTGGTCCCGTTGTCGTCTGTCTTGGTGAAGCCCTGATCGATCGGCTTGGGCCGCCTGGAGGTGATCCGGCGGTGGATCGGCCGGTGGACGACCGTCTTGGAGGAGCACCGGCGAATCTGGCCTGTGGCTTGGCTCGCTTGGGGACCCCCGTGGCGTTTGCCGGTCGCTTGGGGCAGGACGCCATTGGCGAGGCTTTTTCCAGGTTGTTTGCTGAGCGCGGTCTGCAGACCGCGCTGCTGCAGCGCGATGGTGAGCGTCCCAGTCGAATCGTGCTGGTGCGCCGTGCGCGGGATGGGGAACGGCAGTTCCAGGGCTTTGCCGGGGATGAAGGGGCGGGTTTCGCGGACCAGGCTCTGGAGCCGGCTGCCCTACCCCAGGCCCGATGGTTGTTGATCGGCACGCTGCCGCTGGCGGCACCCATGTCGGCCTCGGCCCTGCTGTCGGCCGTGCGCCAGGCCCGGAGCCAGGGCACGGCGATTGCCCTCGATGTGAACTGGCGTCCCACGTTTTGGGATGCCACGGCTGATCCCGAGGCGGGACCATCCGCAGCGGCGAAGGCCGCGATTCAACCGCTTCTGGACCAGGCGGCCCTGATCAAGTTGGCGCGGGAGGAAGCGCTCTGGTTCTTCAACAGCGACGATCCCGGTGCGATTCAGCAGGCCTTGCCCCAGCGGCCCGATGTGGTGGTCACCGATGGAGCAGCCCCGGTGCGCTGGCAGTTGGCTGATGAATCGGGTCAACAGGCTGCCTTTCAGCCCCCCGCCGTCGTTGACACCACTGGTGCTGGCGATGCCTTCACGGCTGGACTGTTGCACCGGTGGGCCGCCGCGCCCCATGAGCGCATCCGTTTTGCGGCCGCCTGTGGTGCCTTGGTCTGCGCTGGTGCTGGTGGCATTGATCCCCAGCCCACGCAAGCTCAGGTGGAGGCGTTCCTGGGGGGGGTGAGCTGAGCCAGTCGGCCCTCGTCCTGGTGACGCAGATCGAGCCGCCAGGCTTCCGGCAGGTCGAGGCCAAGCCGTTCTGGCCACTCCACCGCCATCAACGCCCCTGCTGCGCGCGCCTCTTCCTCCTCCTGCAGAAACAGCTCATCGGCGGAAGCCGTGTGCTCCAGGCGATAGAGATCGAGATGCACCAGCTGCGGTGTTCCCTGGGGATAGTGCTGTGCCAAGGCAAAGGTGGGGCTGGTGATCGGCTCGGCGATCCCGATGCCTTCGGCCAGGCCCTGCACCAGCGATGTTTTGCCGGCCCCCAGGGGGCCACTGAGTAGAAGAATTGCCCCCTGTGGCAGTTCGCGAGCGAGGGATCGGCCCAGGGCCCGGGTCGTCTCAAGGGTCTCAAGAGCCCAGACATGCCCTGTAGAGTCCGGCTCTAGCGAGCCCGAAGCCTCGGCGTCTCTGCAGAGATTCAACTCCACGTTTGCTTTAGGGAGCATTAAAACCATGGTGGCAGCGCCCACGTCCCCGGCTGAGCTGAAGCTCGGCGTCGATTGCGTCATTGCCGACATCAATCAAGCCGATTTCGGCCGCAAGGAGCTCGACATTGCTGAGACCGAGATGCCCGGTCTGATGGCGTTGCGCGAGAAGTACGGCAGCGAGAAGCCCCTGCAGGGCGCCCGCATCGCTGGCTCTCTGCACATGACGATTCAGACCGCGGTTCTGATCGAGACCCTGGTGGAGCTCGGAGCAGAAGTGCGCTGGGCCTCCTGCAACATCTTCTCCACCCAGGACCACGCCGCTGCGGCCATCGCGGCCAAGGGCATTCCTGTCTTCGCTGTTAAAGGCGAGACCCTGGAGGAGTACTGGGACTACACCCACCGCATCCTCGAGTGGGGTGACGGCGGATCTCCCAACATGATCCTGGACGACGGTGGCGATGCCACCGGACTGGTGATGCTGGGCAGCAAGGCCGAACAGGACATCACCGTTCTGGATAACCCCGGCAACGAAGAGGAAACCTTCCTGTTCGCTTCGATCAAGAAAAAGCTGGCCCAGGACCCCAGCTTCTATTCCCGCACCAAGGCCCAGATCCAGGGCGTGACCGAGGAGACCACCACGGGTGTGGCGCGTCTCTACAAGATGCAGAAGAGCGGCGAGCTTCCTTTCCCTGCCATCAACGTCAACGATTCAGTCACCAAGAGCAAGTTCGACAACCTGTACGGCTGCCGCGAGTCACTGGTGGACAGCATCAAGCGGGCCACCGACGTGATGGTGGCTGGCAAGCAGGCCCTGGTGATCGGCTACGGCGATGTAGGCAAGGGTTCAGCCCAGTCTCTGCGTGGTCTCGGTGCCACCGTCTGCATTGCGGAAGTGGATCCGATCTGCGCGCTGCAGGCCGCCATGGAGGGTTACCGCGTGGTGCGTTTGGAAGACGTGGTCGAAGACATGGACATCTTTGTCACCGCCACCGGCAACTACCAGGTGATCCGTAACGAGCACCTGGTGAAGATGAAAGACGAGGCCATCGTCTGCAACATCGGGCACTTCGATAACGAGATCGATGTCGCTTCCCTCAAGGCGTACGAGTGGGAGAACATCAAGCCGCAGGTCGACCACATCACCCTGCCCAGCGGCAACAGGATCATCCTGCTGGCGGAAGGCCGTTTGGTGAACCTGGGCTGCGCCACTGGCCACCCCAGTTTTGTGATGAGCAACTCCTTCACCAACCAGGTGTTGGCTCAGATCGAGCTGTTCACCAAGGGTGACGAGTACGGCAAAGAGGTTTATGTGCTGCCCAAGCACCTCGATGAGATGGTGGCTCGCCTTCACCTCGGTCGTATTGGCGCCAAGCTCACCGAGCTCAGCAAGGACCAGGCCGACTACATCAACGTGCCCGTGGAAGGCCCTTACAAGCCCGACCACTACCGCTACTGATCACGATCCAGGGGATCCAAATCTGATTCTCACTACTGCCCCATGGAAGACTTGCGTTATTCCAGCGCAGTCTCCATGGGGCTTTCTGATCTGATCACACAGCTTCCAGAGTTGATCGGCCAAGCGGTGGAGGCGAACCAGTGGTTGGGTTACACCGCAATTTTCGCGGCGATGTTTTTGGAGAATCTGTTCCCGCCGATTCCCTCCGAGCTGATCATGCCCCTCGGGGGTTTCTATGTGCAGCAGGGTCAGCTTGACCTCTTGCCTGTGGTTCTGGCCGGTTTGCTGGGCACCGTTTTCGGTGCTCTGCCCTGGTATGGGATCGGACGGTTGATCAACGAGGAACGGATCGAAGCTTGGTTGCAACGCCATGGTCGCTGGATTGGCATCAGTGCCGATGAGTTGGCCCGCAGCCGCCGCTGGTTCAGCCGCTACGGCACCGCCTTGGTGTTCTGGGGGCGTCTGGTGCCTGGTATTCGCACGTTGATCTCAGTTCCAGCAGGCATTGAAATGATGCCGATGGCGCCGTTCCTTATCTGGACCACAGCCGGCAGTCTGATCTGGACAGCCCTGCTCACCGTGGCCGGTATGGTTCTAGGAGAGGGCTATAGCAACGTTGAGCTTTGGATTGACCCTGTCTCCAAGGCAGTGAAGGTGTTGCTGTTGGTGTCGGTTCTGGCTGGCGCGATTTGGGTGGGCCTGCGCATCTGGCGTCGGAAATCATCTGTTGATTAATAATTAATTTAATCACTGCTTGACTCTGGCGTCAGATTTCAATGGAATCAAGACTCGTAATCTTTTGTTCATGGTAAAAGTATTTGAAATCATCAGCATAAATTGTGTTGATGATTTCTAGCGATTCTTGGGTAAAATTCTTCATTGCTGTTTTCGAAAGCTTGTGCCCTTGATTTTTCTCTTTTGAGATATTGCGTCTAGGTAGTTTGTGTGACTTTAGCTTTGCGCGCTTAGCAACAATCTCAAAATCAGTTTTTATGGTCTCAAATCGTCCGACAAAGTCGATCATTGGTATTCCTCTGTCGTCGCAAATAAAGCTAGACTGTGACTGGAAAAACCAGTTCTCTTTATGGTGTAGCAAAAGAAAATCTGTGCATATAAAGTCGCTAAAACTTTTGTCTTGCCCTGACATGTATTTGTATAAAGAAATTGCCCTTGTATATGGATTTCTTACGAATGAGAATGTGAAGTATTCATCGAGTAGCTCTTGATTCAAGTAATGGTGGTCTGCATATGCTCTGTAGTTGAGATGGGCTAGTCTTGGTGGCCCAAGTAGGGGATATTCGTTTGCTCTTAAAAGCAGAGGAGCACGAGTTTTCCATGACAAGCCTAAGTCCTGAAGAAAAGCTAGTTCGATGCTTTGGCCGGCTGTTTTGGGTATATGAATAAAAATCGTTTTGTGTTTATGGGAGAGCATCGTTCGTCTCTATTTAGATTTCAAAATTTTTATTTTGTTGTCGCGCCGGTGATCAGTAGGACGACTGATCACCGGCGCGAGAGTTTCCCTGGGAAGGAGGCTCAGAAGGGGATGTCCTCATCGGAGGCCTGGCCGCCAAAGCTGCCGGCTGCCTCCTGGCTGTCGCGTTTGGAGCCGAGCAGTTCGAGCCGGTCAACACGGATCACAGGCTTGCTGCGCTCTTCTCCACTGGCACGGTCGGTCCAGCGATCCAGCTTGAAGCTGCCGATGATGCCGAGCAGGGATCCCTTCTTCACGTAGTCCGCGGCGACCTGGGCCTGCTTGCCCCAGATCTCAAGGTTGAACCAGTCGGGCTCATCGTCGCGGCTGCGACGGTTCACCGCCATGGTGAGGTTGGCCACCATGCTGCCTGATTCGAAGTAACGCACTTCGGGATCGCGGCCGGCACGGCCGACGAGGGTGACGGAATTAACGCCCATAGACAATTCATCTCCGGAATTTGGATTCATGATGCGACACCGGTTGGGTGACTGCTTTTAAGGAGTTCCACCCAAGCCGCTGGGTGTAACAGGCAACTGCTAAGAACGCCCCTATGATCCGGCGGTCTTGACTGCGGTGTCTGTGTTCTTTCGTCGTTTCCAGCTGTCGCGCGACATCGGCATCGACCTGGGCACCGCAAACACCCTGATCTACGTTTCAGGCCGCGGCATCGTGCTGCAGGAGCCCTCCGTGGTGGCTCTCGACCTCGAGCGAGGCACCACCATGGCCGTGGGCGATGAAGCCAAGTTGATGCTTGGGCGTACTCCCGGAAACATCCGGGCTGTCCGTCCGCTGCGCGACGGGGTGATTGCGGATTTTGATGCCGCAGAACAGATGCTCAAAACCTTCATCACCAAGGGCAATGAGGGGCGCGGCATCATGGCGCCCCGTCTGGTTGTGGGCATTCCCAGTGGTGTGACTGGCGTGGAGCGGCGCGCTGTGCGGGAAGCAGGTATGGCTGGTGCCCGTGAGGTACACCTGATCGATGAACCGGTGGCAGCCGCCATCGGCGCGGGCCTTCCGGTCACCGAGCCCGTCGGAACAATGATTGTTGACATCGGTGGCGGCACCACCGAGGTGGCGGTGTTGAGCCTTGGCGGAACGGTGTTGAGTGAATCCGTGCGTGTTGCCGGTGATGAAATCAGCGATTCCATCGGTGTGTATCTCAAAAAGGTGCACAACATGGTGGTGGGCGAGCGGACTGCCGAGGAGATCAAGATCCGCATTGGCTCCGCCTTCCCGGACGACCAATTCGATCAGCAGTCCATGGATGTGAGGGGTCTGCATCTGCTCTCCGGTTTGCCCCGCACCATCAATCTCAAGGCTGGTGATCTGCGCGAAGCGATCGCCGAACCGCTCAACGTGATCGTCGAAGCGGTGAAGCGCACGCTGGAGCGCACCCCCCCCGAGCTGGCAGCCGACATCGTGGATCGCGGCATCATGCTGGCCGGCGGTGGTGCATTGGTGCGGGGCATCAGCGACCTGATCAGCCACGAGACCGGCATCTTTGTGCACATCGCGGAAGATCCACTGCTTTGCGTGGTGAATGGTTGCGGCCAGGTACTGGAAGATTGGAAGCGTCTGCAGCGGGTGGTCGACACCCCGGAATTCGTCCGCTCCGCCGCAGGCGCCTGAAGCCATGGCCCCAACGCTCCGTCCCGGCAAGAGCCGCTGGCGTGGATTGGGGCAACTCACCCCCTGGCTGCTGTTGGTGGTGGGACTGTTGTTGGTGCGCTTGAGCAAGGGCGCTGGTTTCAGCGATGCCTACGCCCTTCTCAGCCGACCCTTCTGGCCTGGCTCTGCCCAGCGGGAATGGGTCACGGCCGCGTCGGATCTGGAGGAGCGCTCCCGTCTGCAGCTTTTGGCAGACGACAACCGCCGCTTGCGCGGTCTGCTGGAGCTTCAGCAAAATGGATCGGCCGAGGGCGAGGTGCCAGCTGCTGTGATTTCCCGCTCACCGCGGGGATGGTGGCAGCAACTGGAGTTGGGCAAGGGTTCGCTGCAGGGGTTGGGCCAGGGCGATGCTGTTCTGGGCCCTGGAGGTTTGGTGGGTCGTATCGCCAGCGTCACCCCGGCGACGGCTCGGGTGAAGTTGCTCACCGCGCCCGGCCACGAGATCGGCGTTTGGCTGCCCCGCAGCCGTCGCCATGGATTGCTGGTGGGCCGTGGCAGCAGTCGCCTCTCGCTTCGTTTCATCGATAAAGACCCCGACGTGCGCCCGGGTGACTTAGTCGCCACGTCGCCGGCCAGCACCCTGTTGCCCCCCAACGTGCCGGTAGGCGTCATCCAGTCGGTGGATGAGCAAGCTGTTCCAGCACCCACAGCGGTGGTGCAGATGATCGCAGCACCGGAGGCGATCGACTGGGTACAAGTGCAAACCCGCTGACATGGCTTGTCTGCACCGACAACCGATCTGTGTGGCTTCAGCCCTGGTGGTGCCGTTGCTGGCCTTGGCGTCGCCGCCTTGGTTGGCCATTGATGGGGTTGGGCCTGCCTGGGCTGTGCTCTGGCTGTTGCCCTGGGCTCTCGTGGATGGTCCGGTGTCGGGGGCGTTGGCGGGTGTGACTTTGGGGCTGGTGCTGGATGGTCTCAACCTCGGAGGTTTGAGTCAGGTGCCGGCGTTGCTGCTTCTGGGTCTGTGGTGGGGAAGGCTGGGGCGGCGTGCAGCACCGATTCAACGCAGCCTGAATCTGGGCTTGTTGGCCTGGCTTGGCTCGGTGGGTCTTGGTTTGTCGTTGATTCTTCAGCTTTGGTTGCGTCAAGGTGGCGCATTGGATCCCCTCACCCAGAGCTGGGGTCTGCAGACCCTTTGGTGCCAGGCCCTGGTGACGGGTTTGTTGGCACCGCTGTTGGTGTCGTTGCAGTTGTTGCTCTGGCGAAGGAGGGTTCCCTCATGAGGTTCACCCGACGGGATCTGCTGCTGGGGGCAGCGGCCCTAGGACTTGCGGCCTGCGGTCCCAGGACCCCACAGACCAGGGCCTTGGAGTTGTGGACCCTGCAATTGGCCCCCAAGTTCAACCCCTATTTCGCGGATGTTCTGGGGGACTGGTGCCGGCTCCATCCGGGCGCTCCTGTGCGCTGGACGGATCTGCCCTGGGGGTCGGTGGAACGCAAGTTGCTGGCGGCAGTGTTTGCGCGCACGGCTCCAGATGTGGTGAACCTCAATCCGCCCTTCGCGGCCAATCTGGCCAGCAAGGGTGGCTTGGCCGACTTAACTCCGCTGCTGCCGGCTGACGCCGCTGGCCGCTATCTGCCATCCGTGTGGCAGGCCTGCCGCGATCCCGATGCCGGGCAGATTGCCGTGCCCTGGTATCTCACGGTGCGGCTGAGTCTGGTCAACCGGGCCCTGTTGGATCAAGCCGGCATCCCAGCGCCGCCCACCCGCTGGGATCAGGTTCCGGCCTTTGCTCGTCGCATTCGCGAGCGCACGGGCCGCTATGGCCTGTTTCTCACCACCGTTCCGGATGACTCGGCCGAGCTCCTGGAAACCCTGGTGCAGATGGGGGTGACCCTGTTGGATTCCCGACGCCGGGCTGCTTTCGACAGCCCGGCGGGTCGTCGGGCCTTCCGCTTCTGGAGTGATCTCTACCGGGAGGGGCTGTTGCCCCGCGAGGTGGTGAGCCAGGGACAACGTCGGGCGATCGAGTTGTTCCAGAGCGGCGATCTGGCCCTGGCAGCCACGGGGGCGGAGTTCCTGCGCAGCATTCAAACCAATGCGCCAGGGGTGGCCGCGTTGACGGAGTCCCATCCCCCGGTGACCGGTGCTGATGGCAACGCCAATGTGGCCTTGATGACCTTGGCGGTGCCGCGTCAGAGCCAGCGCGCCCAAGAGGCCGTGGATCTGGCGCTGTTTCTGACCAATGCTGATCAGCAGGCGCGCTTTGCTGCCGAGGCCCGGGTGTTGCCGTCGTCACTGGAGGCCCTGGCCCGGGTGCGTGCCGCGTTGGAGCAGGAGGTTCCCGGTTCAGCCGCGGAGCGTCAGATTC
Encoded proteins:
- the mutT gene encoding 8-oxo-dGTP diphosphatase MutT translates to MGQRRSAEHRDFSPLAAELSHSLLAWWEVHGRKDPALKPWMFTKDGRWPEPHEHLNVLECWIAEVMLQQTQLAVALPYWRRWMAVFPTVEAVAAASLDEVRLQWQGLGYYSRARRLHEAAQLLVGHPWPHSLEVWMALPGIGRTTAGSILSSAFNAPLPILDGNVKRVLARLTAHPRPPARDDALFWRWSEALLDPLRPRDTNQALMDLGATLCTPRQPDCHRCPWQSHCAAYAAGDPRRWPVTDAPKPLPFQVIGVGVVLNAQGEVLIDQRLEEGLLGGMWEFPGGKQEQGETIETCIARELTEELGIAVTVGAELITVDHAYSHKKLRFVVHLCDWVSGEPQPLASQQVRWVRPDDLGNYAFPAANARIIEALLGRLGGSAHP
- a CDS encoding single-stranded DNA-binding protein translates to MGVNSVTLVGRAGRDPEVRYFESGSMVANLTMAVNRRSRDDEPDWFNLEIWGKQAQVAADYVKKGSLLGIIGSFKLDRWTDRASGEERSKPVIRVDRLELLGSKRDSQEAAGSFGGQASDEDIPF
- a CDS encoding recombinase family protein; its protein translation is MPDRPLSPSRWLAYYRVSTDRQGNSGLGLEAQRAKVEVMASERGAVIAAEFVEVESGRKNDRPQLAAALAQARAEKAVIAVAKIDRLARDAGFVLKLANEAEKNGMGGFIFCDLPDIDATTSAGRMVLTMMASVAEFEARRISERTKEALAAAKARGVCLGGYREGAAQKASERKQKAIAEAEGLRGVLEPMVRAGLSYRAMADALAGVGKLSSTGKPLAPAQIGRILQRLGLSGKLLGSDQAWVAA
- a CDS encoding sugar ABC transporter substrate-binding protein translates to MRFTRRDLLLGAAALGLAACGPRTPQTRALELWTLQLAPKFNPYFADVLGDWCRLHPGAPVRWTDLPWGSVERKLLAAVFARTAPDVVNLNPPFAANLASKGGLADLTPLLPADAAGRYLPSVWQACRDPDAGQIAVPWYLTVRLSLVNRALLDQAGIPAPPTRWDQVPAFARRIRERTGRYGLFLTTVPDDSAELLETLVQMGVTLLDSRRRAAFDSPAGRRAFRFWSDLYREGLLPREVVSQGQRRAIELFQSGDLALAATGAEFLRSIQTNAPGVAALTESHPPVTGADGNANVALMTLAVPRQSQRAQEAVDLALFLTNADQQARFAAEARVLPSSLEALARVRAALEQEVPGSAAERQIRQARLLSASTLERARVLVPALPGIKRLQKILYTQMQRAMLAQVSPEQALTAAASEWNRYARSRWPEVAGNS
- the tsaE gene encoding tRNA (adenosine(37)-N6)-threonylcarbamoyltransferase complex ATPase subunit type 1 TsaE, which gives rise to MNLCRDAEASGSLEPDSTGHVWALETLETTRALGRSLARELPQGAILLLSGPLGAGKTSLVQGLAEGIGIAEPITSPTFALAQHYPQGTPQLVHLDLYRLEHTASADELFLQEEEEARAAGALMAVEWPERLGLDLPEAWRLDLRHQDEGRLAQLTPPRNAST
- a CDS encoding rod shape-determining protein MreD; protein product: MACLHRQPICVASALVVPLLALASPPWLAIDGVGPAWAVLWLLPWALVDGPVSGALAGVTLGLVLDGLNLGGLSQVPALLLLGLWWGRLGRRAAPIQRSLNLGLLAWLGSVGLGLSLILQLWLRQGGALDPLTQSWGLQTLWCQALVTGLLAPLLVSLQLLLWRRRVPS
- a CDS encoding rod shape-determining protein; protein product: MFFRRFQLSRDIGIDLGTANTLIYVSGRGIVLQEPSVVALDLERGTTMAVGDEAKLMLGRTPGNIRAVRPLRDGVIADFDAAEQMLKTFITKGNEGRGIMAPRLVVGIPSGVTGVERRAVREAGMAGAREVHLIDEPVAAAIGAGLPVTEPVGTMIVDIGGGTTEVAVLSLGGTVLSESVRVAGDEISDSIGVYLKKVHNMVVGERTAEEIKIRIGSAFPDDQFDQQSMDVRGLHLLSGLPRTINLKAGDLREAIAEPLNVIVEAVKRTLERTPPELAADIVDRGIMLAGGGALVRGISDLISHETGIFVHIAEDPLLCVVNGCGQVLEDWKRLQRVVDTPEFVRSAAGA
- a CDS encoding carbohydrate kinase; this translates as MALGPVVVCLGEALIDRLGPPGGDPAVDRPVDDRLGGAPANLACGLARLGTPVAFAGRLGQDAIGEAFSRLFAERGLQTALLQRDGERPSRIVLVRRARDGERQFQGFAGDEGAGFADQALEPAALPQARWLLIGTLPLAAPMSASALLSAVRQARSQGTAIALDVNWRPTFWDATADPEAGPSAAAKAAIQPLLDQAALIKLAREEALWFFNSDDPGAIQQALPQRPDVVVTDGAAPVRWQLADESGQQAAFQPPAVVDTTGAGDAFTAGLLHRWAAAPHERIRFAAACGALVCAGAGGIDPQPTQAQVEAFLGGVS
- the ahcY gene encoding adenosylhomocysteinase, giving the protein MVAAPTSPAELKLGVDCVIADINQADFGRKELDIAETEMPGLMALREKYGSEKPLQGARIAGSLHMTIQTAVLIETLVELGAEVRWASCNIFSTQDHAAAAIAAKGIPVFAVKGETLEEYWDYTHRILEWGDGGSPNMILDDGGDATGLVMLGSKAEQDITVLDNPGNEEETFLFASIKKKLAQDPSFYSRTKAQIQGVTEETTTGVARLYKMQKSGELPFPAINVNDSVTKSKFDNLYGCRESLVDSIKRATDVMVAGKQALVIGYGDVGKGSAQSLRGLGATVCIAEVDPICALQAAMEGYRVVRLEDVVEDMDIFVTATGNYQVIRNEHLVKMKDEAIVCNIGHFDNEIDVASLKAYEWENIKPQVDHITLPSGNRIILLAEGRLVNLGCATGHPSFVMSNSFTNQVLAQIELFTKGDEYGKEVYVLPKHLDEMVARLHLGRIGAKLTELSKDQADYINVPVEGPYKPDHYRY
- a CDS encoding DUF411 domain-containing protein is translated as MKASRFAHLCSTALRQSLVGAFVVVSLLSASQPVEAHGDAKGDGEMPVTSGATGPQITVYRSASCGCCTSWGSHIASAGYRIEDHVTEDMDAVKKARGVSPQQASCHTAVVEGYVIEGHVPASSIKRLLIERPNIRGLTVPGMPVGSPGMEVAGVEAKRFEVLAIAHDGTTSVFARY
- a CDS encoding DedA family protein, which encodes MGLSDLITQLPELIGQAVEANQWLGYTAIFAAMFLENLFPPIPSELIMPLGGFYVQQGQLDLLPVVLAGLLGTVFGALPWYGIGRLINEERIEAWLQRHGRWIGISADELARSRRWFSRYGTALVFWGRLVPGIRTLISVPAGIEMMPMAPFLIWTTAGSLIWTALLTVAGMVLGEGYSNVELWIDPVSKAVKVLLLVSVLAGAIWVGLRIWRRKSSVD
- the mreC gene encoding rod shape-determining protein MreC, translating into MAPTLRPGKSRWRGLGQLTPWLLLVVGLLLVRLSKGAGFSDAYALLSRPFWPGSAQREWVTAASDLEERSRLQLLADDNRRLRGLLELQQNGSAEGEVPAAVISRSPRGWWQQLELGKGSLQGLGQGDAVLGPGGLVGRIASVTPATARVKLLTAPGHEIGVWLPRSRRHGLLVGRGSSRLSLRFIDKDPDVRPGDLVATSPASTLLPPNVPVGVIQSVDEQAVPAPTAVVQMIAAPEAIDWVQVQTR
- a CDS encoding sulfotransferase family 2 domain-containing protein — its product is MLSHKHKTIFIHIPKTAGQSIELAFLQDLGLSWKTRAPLLLRANEYPLLGPPRLAHLNYRAYADHHYLNQELLDEYFTFSFVRNPYTRAISLYKYMSGQDKSFSDFICTDFLLLHHKENWFFQSQSSFICDDRGIPMIDFVGRFETIKTDFEIVAKRAKLKSHKLPRRNISKEKNQGHKLSKTAMKNFTQESLEIINTIYADDFKYFYHEQKITSLDSIEI